In Acipenser ruthenus chromosome 53, fAciRut3.2 maternal haplotype, whole genome shotgun sequence, the following proteins share a genomic window:
- the LOC131723119 gene encoding GTPase IMAP family member 8-like translates to MSENTDALYSPSELRLVLVGKTGVGKSAAGNAILGKKQFKSSFSDSSVTKYCARGEEVVAGRCVVVVDTPGLFDTKPEEFLNNADKDLKQLVESCGNRFHAINGRDLMDQKQAKELLEKVDEMVKRNGGCFSNDLYELEEKRRADEARHQKEIEELRKKNEEEVEKAKQANVAMEIIAKMQEAHMKLIAMLMEHMNKINEDHMEFMTAQLNNSQAKECNCCVS, encoded by the exons A tgtctgAAAACACAGATGCCCTCTACAGTCCCTCAGAGTTGAGGCTGGTGCTGGTTGGAAAGACTGGAGTTGGAAAGAGTGCAGCAGGAAACGCCATCCTgggaaaaaaacagtttaaatctTCATTCAGCGACTCCTCAGTAACAAAGTACTGTGCGAGGGGAGAAGAAGTTGTTGCAGGGAGATGTGTTGTTGTGGTCGACACTCCAGGCTTGTTTGACACAAAGCCTGAGGAGTTTCTTAACAACGCTGACAAGGACCTCAAGCAGCTGGTAGAGTCGTGTGGGAACAGGTTTCATGCAATCAATGGAAGAGACCTAATGGATCAAAAGCAGGCCAAAGAACTTCTGGAGAAAGTAGATGAAATGGTGAAAAGAAATGGTGGATGCTTCTCCAATGATTTGTACGAGCTAGAGGAGAAAAGAAGGGCAGATGAAGCGAGGCACCAGAAGGAAATTGAAGAGCTTAGGAAGAAGAATGAAGAGGAAGTGGAAAAGGCAAAACAGGCGAATGTAGCAATGGAGATAATAGCAAAGATGCAGGAGGCGCATATGAAGCTAATCGCCATGTTGATGGAACACATGAATAAGATAAACGAAGATCATATGGAATTTATGACAGCACAGCTCAATAACTCACAGGCAAAGGAATGCAACTGCTGTGTATCATAG